The following are encoded in a window of Primulina huaijiensis isolate GDHJ02 unplaced genomic scaffold, ASM1229523v2 scaffold3245, whole genome shotgun sequence genomic DNA:
- the LOC140968124 gene encoding microtubule-associated protein 70-2-like produces MVVGPSGPRRMTSLSSFQGKKIKSAAVYRAGSEVVGIVNVLHGSDPVRIELARLGNEVREKERELGDANAEIKALKHSERLKEKAVVELTDKLREVDVKSKATEALLETKNLEIKNINEEKKSALASQFAAEGTLRRVHAAHKDGEMPPFEAIIAPLEAELKLARLEVTKLQDDSRALDRLTKSKENALLEAEHSVQMALAKASLVDDFQNKNLELIKLIGMCKEENRILDKMHRQKVVEVEKLTQSICELEEAVLAGGAAANAVRDYQRKVEEINEEKRVLDRELARAKVSAERVAVVVANDWKDANDKVMPVKQWLEERKFYQGEMQRLRDKLAISERAAKAEAKLKDKYQLRFKVLEERLKSYPKGTVYASSPRQSMSNSRTQRLSLGGPENLSRSSTVGSLSRNDNFYRSSKISDASTLLKQQAKNLSTSFDGDCRLSINGNMHSDINVRDGSENNGVITVLGNADGGTLMKNPKTKNEDYVSGTLYDMLQKEVIALRKACHEKDQSLKDKDHSIEILAKKVETLNKAMEVEAKKMRREVEVMEKEFWIDERAVA; encoded by the exons ATGGTGGTGGGACCGAGCGGCCCCCGAAGGATGACATCGTTGAGTTCGTTTCAGGGTAAGAAAATAAAATCGGCGGCTGTGTATAGAGCTGGGTCGGAGGTGGTTGGAATCGTCAACGTGTTGCATGGCTCCGATCCAGTGCGAATCGAGCTCGCTCGTCTCGGAAACGAAGTTCGAG AGAAAGAGAGAGAACTAGGAGATGCAAATGCGGAAATCAAGGCTTTAAAGCACTCAGAGCGTCTTAAAGAGAAGGCAGTTGTAGAG CTTACTGACAAGCTTCGAGAAGTAGATGTTAAGTCAAAAGCTACTGAAGCTCTGCTCGAAACGAAG AACCTAGAAATCAAGAATATCAATGAGGAGAAAAAATCAGCTCTCGCCTCACAATTTGCTGCAGAAGGCACGCTTCGAAGAGTGCATGCCGCACATAAAGATGGTGAGATGCCTCCCTTCGAGGCAATCATTGCACCTTTGGAGGCCGAGTTGAAGTTGGCACGGTTGGAG GTTACGAAACTACAGGATGACAGTAGAGCACTTGACAGGCTTACTAAATCTAAAGAGAATGCTCTCCTGGAAGCAGAAcattcagttcaaatggccCTGGCAAAAGCATCTTTAGTTGATGATTTTCAGAACAAAAATTTAGAGTTGATAAAACTGATTGGAATGTGTAAG GAGGAGAACAGAATATTGGACAAAATGCATAGGCAGAAGGTTGTGGAGGTTGAAAAGCTAACACAATCTATTTGTGAGCTTGAGGAAGCTGTTTTGGCTGGCGGTGCTGCAGCAAATGCTGTACGTGATTACCAGAGAAAGGTCGAAGAGATAAAT GAAGAAAAAAGAGTTCTAGACCGTGAACTTGCACGTGCAAAGGTTTCAGCAGAGCGTGTTGCTGTTGTGGTTGCAAATGATTGGAAAGATGCCAATGACAAAGTAATGCCTGTAAAGCAGTGGCTGGAAGAAAGAAAATTTTACCAG GGAGAAATGCAACGGCTGAGAGATAAGCTTGCAATATCAGAGCGTGCTGCCAAGGCAGAAGCAAAGTTAAAG GATAAATACCAGTTACGCTTCAAAGTATTAGAGGAAAGGCTTAAATCATATCCCAAAGGTACTGTCTATGCTTCCTCACCCAGACAAAGTATGAGCAATTCAAGAACACAACGGCTCTCACTTGGAGGACCAGAGAACCTCTCCAGATCATCCACGGTTGGATCTTTATCTAGAAATGATAACTTTTACAGATCATCAAAGATAAGTGATGCAAGCACGCTCTTGAAGCAGCAGGCAAAGAATTTGTCTACTTCTTTCGATGGTGATTGCAGATTATCAATCAATGGCAACATGCATTCAGACATAAATGTGAGAGATGGGAGCGAAAATAATGGAGTAATTACTGTCCTTGGAAATGCTGATGGTGGGACTTTGATGAAGaacccaaaaacaaaaaatgaagaTTATGTTTCGGGAACATTATACGATATGTTGCAGAAGGAGGTTATAGCGCTGCGGAAAGCATGCCATGAGAAAGACCAGAGCCTGAAAGATAAAGACCACTCCATAGAG ATACTAGCAAAAAAGGTTGAAACATTAAACAAAGCAATGGAAGTTGAGGCCAAGAAAATGCGTAGAGAAGTAGAAGTCATGGAAAAAGAATTTTGGATTGAT GAACGGGCAGTAGCATAG